A window of Candidatus Hydrogenedentota bacterium genomic DNA:
CGCCTAGCGGGCGAGGCCCTGGTATTTCTTGAGCTCGCCGGGCTTGAACTTGGCGAGTTCGGCGGCGTTGGCCAAAACCTTCTTGACGGCCTCGGCGTAGAGCTCCATGTCCTGCTTGGTGTTCATCAGGATCTGGTGGTGCGCCGTGACGCCGCTGGCGGCGGTGGCCCCGGTGCAGACGGGGAGGCTGAACCGGGAGGGCGTGATGGCCTTGAAGTATTTGTCGTTGAGCATGTGGCGGACCTTGGTGGTCGGCTTGAAGAGGCCACAGTTGTTGAGCGGGTCGTAGGGCGGCTCGAACTCGTCGGGCATGTTCAGCTCGGCGTTGAGGGCGACGCAGAAGCGCGTGTTGTCAATGCCGAGGGCCTCGGTGTCGAGGCGGAAGGCGAAGTTGAAGTAGCTTTGCTGGGTGACCTGGGGGCGGCGGCGCATGGGCATGACGCCGGGGATCTGCGCCAGCAGGCTGTTGAGATAAATGGCGTTCGCGTCGCGCAGCCTGACCTGGGCGTCGAGGCGGCGCAGCCCGCCGAGGAGCAGGGCGGCCTGCCACTCCGTGATGCGGTAGTTGCCGGACTGGAGGGCGGTGTCCATGCCGACGGCCTTCTTGAGGCCGAACACGGGCGGGTCGGCGGGGTAGGGCCGGCCGCAGTTGCGCAGGCTGTAGAGCTTGTAAAAGAGGTCCTTGGTCTTGCACATGTTGAAGCCGCCCTCGCCGCTGGAGAGGACCTTGGACTCCTGGAAGCTCCAGGAGCTGACGTCGCCGAAGGAGCCGACGCCCTTCCCCTTCCAGAAGCTGCCGTGCTGGTGGGCGCAGTCCTCGATGAGGAAGAGCTTGTGCTTCTTGCAGATCCTCTGGAGGCGGTCCAGGTCCGTCATGCAGCCGTAGAGGTGCACCACGATGACGGCGCGGGTCTTGGGGGTGATGGCGGCCTCGACCTTGTCCAGGTCCAGGTTCCACGTGTCCGGCTCGACGTCCACGAGGACGGGGATGGCGTTCACGTCCACGCACGCCGCCGCGGTGGCCTGCCAGGTCATGCCGGGCACGATCACCTCGTCATACGCGCCGACGCCGAGCGCCTCCAGGGCGAGCTGGATGCCCACGGTGCCGTTGGCGCAGCAGAGACCGTATTTCGCCGTCTGGTAGGCCGTGAACTTCTCGGCGAACTCCCACTCCACGGGCCCGTCGAAGGACCAGCGGTTGGACGCGGTGATCTTGGACACAAGTTTCACGTCCTCCGCGTCGCTGATGGGCCACTTCGCCCACTTCTTCGACTTGCCGACCAGGGCCTTGCCGCCCAAAACCGCGAGTTTTGCCATGACTCCACATCTCCGTTGGTTGTGGCGGACGCCGACTCCCATGCCGCCGTGACTCCTGGGGGTTCCTTCTGCGGGGAACCCGAACGTCTATCATAGGGGTTTCCGGGGAACGTCCGCAACGGCGCGGCCAACGTGTCCAGGGATTCCGGGAACGAGATCGCGCCGGTCGCTGCCGCTCCCTGCTAATGAAGTAGACGTCTTTTTCCGCGCCACAGGCTGCCGGTTGCTCTTTGCCCCTGCATCCCAAACATGGAAATGGCCGGAAATCAACGTCTTGGGCATCCCGGAGGGATGCAGGACATTAGCCGGTGGTTGAGCGAAGCGACACCACCGGATGACAGGCCCCTCCCATTTTTCTCAAGAACCCCGGCAGGGGTTCAGGACACGTCGGTTTCCATTTGCCCCGGAGTCCCGCACCCCTGCCGGGGTGCGAAAAAGGAAGGAAGCATACCCGTTCCCGGTGGTGTCGCTTCGCTCAACCACCGGCTAATGGCCCTCACCCCTCCGGGGTGAAGAGAAAAGGACTCCCGTATCCATGGATCCATGTACATAATCCCCACCCACGGCGGTCAAGGGTCCGCTGTGACGGTGATTTCCCCAGTCATCGCGGGGAGGCCGTTCTGCGGCCGACGCGGCGGCCTCTTGTCGGAAGGCCCGCAGTCCGGCGCGCCCGCGGGGGAACAGGCCCGCCTGTTTGGCGCGGACAGAGGCCGATGCGGTACCATAGGGGAAAACCTGCCGGATGCGCGGCGCGCTTTGGACCGCGCGGCCCGAGGGTCCGGAAAGCGGAAATCCCATGCGCACTGTTGACAACCTCAAC
This region includes:
- a CDS encoding aminotransferase class I/II-fold pyridoxal phosphate-dependent enzyme encodes the protein MAKLAVLGGKALVGKSKKWAKWPISDAEDVKLVSKITASNRWSFDGPVEWEFAEKFTAYQTAKYGLCCANGTVGIQLALEALGVGAYDEVIVPGMTWQATAAACVDVNAIPVLVDVEPDTWNLDLDKVEAAITPKTRAVIVVHLYGCMTDLDRLQRICKKHKLFLIEDCAHQHGSFWKGKGVGSFGDVSSWSFQESKVLSSGEGGFNMCKTKDLFYKLYSLRNCGRPYPADPPVFGLKKAVGMDTALQSGNYRITEWQAALLLGGLRRLDAQVRLRDANAIYLNSLLAQIPGVMPMRRRPQVTQQSYFNFAFRLDTEALGIDNTRFCVALNAELNMPDEFEPPYDPLNNCGLFKPTTKVRHMLNDKYFKAITPSRFSLPVCTGATAASGVTAHHQILMNTKQDMELYAEAVKKVLANAAELAKFKPGELKKYQGLAR